GAAAACATCATTCATCACGTTTTATCACACCACCACTACTCCGTAAAAAAAGGAGTACGCCTTCCTTGAAGAGGCGTaagcctaaacaaggttaaaactctgGCTCGAAACCATGCTCTACAGCTAACCATTGGAATTTTTCCCTTtgactttgaaaaaaaaatgttttacagctcaaaaataaatatgaaataatacATATACATTAACATACCATCAAGAATCGTTTATTCTTTCTCttacaattaataattaaaatactgttacgataaaattatgattcatatttaactgtaaacatattatttctaattctattctattttagTAAGTTCGCCGCTCAGCTGAAAAACCTGTTTGCCAACCTGACTCGTCCGAATTCGAATGGATTCTCgattaactgtattttatatttaaggagTGTAAGGGGGGGGGGGTATGTTGTTATTTTTCCCCTTTAATTATCGTTGAGTTCGTTCAATTATTTTACTTAGGGAAAGAATGGATTTTCAATGTTAACAGATATTTATTTAGCACTGTTCTTACATGAACAAACTGAAAATTAACAAGACTTAGATTAAAAAAGACAAAACATGAAGCGTTATAACCTCTTAAGTCAAAAAAAACTAATAATCCGTATGGCCTTTTTTTTAGTAGGACGCACGGCACAAGATCACCAATAATACAGGACACAGAGCGACCTACAGGATAGGCAACATACACAACACATTGCAACACAGGTTGCATACACTTAGGAGATTTGTTACAACCTCCCCTTTGTTTCACGCAGAGTCCCTCAAGTACAAGCAAGAACAGGTGTGAGCAGAAGGCAACACTGGTAGGTGGATCTCTGGACGGGATGTCTCCGAAGGCGATGACGAAAGAGTTCACGAGGAGAGTCATCATTCGGGTCAGGTGTTATTGTGGGAATGAGTGCCTCGGCATCTACACATATGAGGCGAAGCAACGTCATTCTCTTCTTCGTATAAATGGTTTTCATCGGGCACGGCTAATGCTGTTTTGGGGGGACGTCCTCTTCTGCGAATGGGAACCAACGGGTTAGGGGACGAACCATCATCGGTATCGGTATCAACACGATAGGGCACAAGCGCTGATATATGGTATTTACCGAGAGGTTCGGTTAGGTTCTGTGGCGACGATATCTCATAGCTGGTTGGGCTAACCACCTTGGTTATTATGTACGGACCATCGCGACGCGGGGCGAACTTTGCCGTGAAAGAGTCCTTCGCTTTACTAAGAGCATGCACGTCAACGAGCACTTTGTCCGACACATTAAACGTCATATTGACGCGGCGATACTTATAGGCATATGACTTTGCACGATCTTGACTCGCTTCGTAATTTTCGCGAGCTTGGTATAGAACACTACTGAGAGTCTTTAGGTATGGGTTTATCTCTGGTACGAAGTTGTCATTTTGTAGAGTAGTCCGAAAGTCTCGTTGTAAATCATCGGGCGTACGCAATTCGCGACCGAAGGTTAGAAACGCGGCACTATAACCTGTTGACTGCGATTTAACGGAGTTCATAGCGAATCTTACAACTGGAATTTGTTCTTTCCATGATGTATGGTCAGCTCCTGTCAAAATTGCCAGTTGGGGCTTTAGATCACGATTTTTCCGTTCTACAGGATTTGCGGCTGGCCAATAAACTGGAATTAGGGTTTGTTTAAAACCTAAACAGTGCGCTACTTGTTGCATGACCGCACTAACAATCTGTTTAACAAAGCTGCTTTAAGATTTACTCGCGGTATCTTCAATAACATACATCCACTTGTATCCGTCAgatgtctctggaagtggaccgaATAGATCGATAGACATGGTTTCGAAGCGTTGAGATTGAACAGGCGTTTGAAACTGTCCTACTGGTTTTAGATTAGATGCTTTATACCGTTGGCAATCCAGGCACTTCGCTACATAATCTATTATTGTTTTACGCATACCAGTCCAATAATATCTGCTAGCGATTCATTGATAGGTACGTTCGGTACCATAATGTCCAGCTAAGGGTGCGTCATGGTAATCACTAGTATATTTTGTATGCGGGACTTTGGAGCGACCAGCTGTGCTTCTTCGCTGTCCAAATCAGGGGTGTATCTGTAAAGATGTAAACACCTTGCATCGTAAAATATCCTCGTTCAGACCATCTTTTATAATCAACGGAATTGGTATCTGGGTTTTCGAAAGATTCGACGATCTTTCTCAAATCGGGATCATTCAGTTGTTCTGTTCTCAAATCACTGGCAGTTTGTTGAGGTAAGTCAACTTGGACAAGATTAACATCAATATTTTCAATTGGTGGACGGGATAGCATATCAGCTACGATATTTAAACGTCCAGGAGTATAATCTATTTTTAAGTCATAGGCCATCAATGACAGGGCCCATCTCGAGAGTCGGCCAGACGGAGATTTGAGGGACATTAACCATTTTAGAGGCTGATGATCACTTTGTATTTTGATTTGAGAATTTTCTATATATCCTCTGAACTTATTTACTGCCCAAACAACAGCTAAGGCCTCAAGTTCAGTAGTACAGTAGTTCTGTTCAGACTTTGTTAGGAGACGACTGGCGTATTCCACTGGTCTCTCCTCGGATCCCTCCCCCTGGAGTAAACAAGTTCCCGATGCGTAAGAACTAGCATCGGTTCTAAGAGAATAGGGTAGGTTAGGATCAGCCTGTCTTAGTATAGCGCTAGAGCACAGAAGAATTTTAAGTTGGTCAAAAGCTTGAGTTTGGTTTGTGGTCCAAGTCCAACGAGCATTCTTCTTAAGAAGATTGGATAGAGGTTTGCTGATGTCAGCGAAATTTTCAATAAAACGTCTAAACCAAGAACATGCTTGTAGGAATCAAGTTAGCTCTTTGACATTTTTCGGAATAGGTCGGTTGACAATACTGGCAACCTTATTTGGGTCAGGGTTTATATCAGACGAAGTGATTACATGACCTAGGTAAAGGACAGAAATACAACAGAAATTACATTTTAAACGatttaaatgtaatttaaatattgttagccGAGATAATACTTGTTCGAGGTCAGCGCGATGTTCACTAAATGTAGCGGATAGAATAATTAAGTCTTCTAGGTAAGCAAGTATACGAACATTAGGTAAACCAGAGAGAAATTTGTCAATAAGTCGCTGAAAAGTGGAAGGTGCATTGCGCAGTCCAAAAGGCATGCGCGTATAGCGTAATATGCCAAAGGGGCAAATGAAAGCCGTCTTGTCTCTGTCTTCAAATTTAACAGAAACTTGGTGATAACCAGACTTCAAATCTAGTGTTGACATGTAACGTGTTTCTTTCGTCGCATGTAACAGGTCATCTATTCTCGGTAGCGGATAGACATACGGTCTAGTGATCGCATTTAACTTGACGAGTTCCGCTATCCTTCTTCGGAACCAGTATTACAGGCGAAGCATATGGGTATTCACACTCCTCTATGGTTCCATCAGTAAGAAGTGTATCAAGCTCTTGTTTGAGCTGTGCTTTTTTAATCTCAGACATTCGGTATGGGGAACAGCGATTGGAACAGCGTCTAAACATTATCATGTTTAGACAAAAGGTCATTAACTTCAGACTTTTCTGTTGGATCAAGAGAAATGGCTTCATCTTCTCTCAATTCAACTCGAGCCAAATGAACAGAATTTGACCTGAGATCAGATATAAATGATTCAGATGAAAACGGATAGCGTACAGACAATTCATCACCATAATACCAGCAATCACGTGGTATATCAAGAATGATATACCACGATAAGATACCATATAAGAATGATATAAGCTGACCTAAGAAAATCAGAACCTAGAAGTGTTCTACTTTGTACATGATCAGGTAGTTACAGAGCATGAAGTTAATGAATGTTTGCTACCTTGAAGTACGACATTCACCTGAAAGAAAAGAACATTAACTAAACTAGTTTTGCCATCAGAAAAAGTCATAAGCATAGATTTGGTATTATAGGGAATTTTATCTATGAGTAAAATTTCTCGAAGTGTAGCACCGGCGATGCTACGTTCGGCACCTGAATCAAGAAAACAACAACTATGATGTTCGATAGTAATTGGAGTCAACGGGCTTGAATGTGACTG
The genomic region above belongs to Diabrotica undecimpunctata isolate CICGRU chromosome 8, icDiaUnde3, whole genome shotgun sequence and contains:
- the LOC140448831 gene encoding uncharacterized protein, with the protein product MRKTIIDYVAKCLDCQRYKASNLKPVGQFQTPVQSQRFETMSIDLFGPLPETSDGYKWMYVIEDTAIYWPAANPVERKNRDLKPQLAILTGADHTSWKEQIPVVRFAMNSVKSQSTGYSAAFLTFGRELRTPDDLQRDFRTTLQNDNFVPEINPYLKTLSSVLYQARENYEASQDRAKSYAYKYRRVNMTFNVSDKVLVDVHALSKAKDSFTAKFAPRRDGPYIITKVVSPTSYEISSPQNLTEPLGKYHISALVPYRVDTDTDDGSSPNPLVPIRRRGRPPKTALAVPDENHLYEEENDVASPHMCRCRGTHSHNNT